From the genome of Leptolyngbyaceae cyanobacterium:
TATCGGCTCTGTTTGGCCAAATTCCCCTAGAAGCTACTGGCGGTTTGCATACCCAAAAAGGTTATGACATTGCCGCCCAAATTCCCAGTATTCCGATCGCAAATATCGTTCAAACTCTCAATTTAAAACCCCCAGTCCCAGTCAACGGGCAAGTAAAAGCGGGTATCAAGTTAACCGGGCCGATCCAAGCTCCGGTTCTGTTAGGTGAATTTGCCACAACTAGTCCAACGCTAGTTGACAAACTGACATTTAGTTCATTAGGCGCTCGCTTTGCTTTAGCACCAACTAGTAACGAATTAGCGATCGCCAACATTGACGCAAAACCAGCAGTAGGCGGTCAAATCACCGGGAAAGGTCAAATCAAACTAGGGCAACAAGGCGGATTAGTATTCGACCTGCAAGCCCAAAACGTCCCAGCAGAACCGATCGCGCAGCTATACGGTACAAACATCCCCGCAGGCATCAAAATCGGCAACGTTACCGCCAAAGCCCAAGTATTTGGCCCCTTAAACGACATCCGCACCGTAGCGCGTTGGCAAGCGCCCCAAGCTACCTATGCCGGCAGTGGAGAAATCATCGTAGCTAGAGGGCAAACCGTATTGCGGGATGCTACCTTTAACGTTCCAGGCGGTACAGTGCAAGCGGCTGCGGCTATTGGCGGTGGAAAATGGGAATTGCTAGTGGAAACTCCCCGTTTGCCAGTTAGTAGCGTGTTAGCGCTTACCCAGACTGGGACAGAGGGCAGGGGACAGGGGGCAGGAGAGCAAGCAGACATACCCCTCCCGATTCGGCAAGGGGTGATTAGTGGAAGGGCGAAATTAAACGGAAATCAGGGTTCTTTTGCACTAGGGGATATTCAAGCGATCGCAGAAGGAAATTTGCAAGCAGCAGGTGGTAATATCCAACTGCGGCGAGGAGCTTTACAATCAGGTCGCTGGCAAGCATTAGTAACTACTTCTGGCGTTCAATTAAGTCGTTTTCCACAAACACCCCAACAATTACAAGGCGCAACATTTAATAACGGACAATTTCAACTAGCAGGAACCGTTGATTCATTTGCGCTTCCCGACATTCAAGCAATCGGTAAAGGCACCCTTAATGTCGCAGGCGGAAACTTGCAAATACTCCAAGCAGGACTCCGCAATGGCAATTGGGAAGCGATCGTCAGCGCTAACAGCATAAACCTATCAAGATTTGCCCAAATACCGCCACAAGTACAAAGCGCATTTAACGGTCGTTTCCGGCTAGCCGGAAACTTACAATCCAGCGATATTAATAACATTAAAGCTATTGGAGAAGGAAACATTCAAATCGCTGGCGGTCGAGTACAAATCCGCCAATTACAACTTAATGAAGGTAATTTACAAGCATTAGTTAATGCCTCTGGAGTACAACTCGGTCGTTTTCCCCAAGTCCCTCCACAGCTACGAGGTTCTTTTAGCGGCGACCTAAAAGTAGCGGGAAATCTCGATAACTTAACAGCACCAGAAGGGCAGCAACCTTTATCTCAAATAGAAGCAATTGCGAGAGGAAATCTCCAAATTGCAGGCGGCAACATTCAAATTCAGCAAGCGCAATTAACTCAAGGTAACTGGCGAGCATTAGTTGGCGTTTCTAACGTACAAATAGCGCGTTTTCCCCAAGTACCAAATCAATTACAAGGTTCCTTTACCGGTCGGGCAGTAATATCGGGCAACCTCGACACTTTAACACCACAACCTAACGAATCGCCTTTAAATCAAATTGAAGCCGCAGCCGAAGGCACGCTGCAAATTGCTGGCGGTAATGTTCGCATTCAGCAAGCAGTATTAAATCAAGGAAATTGGGAAGCATTAATTGCCGCTTCAGGCGTACAACTCGCACGCTTACCCCAAGTACCCGCACAGTTTAGAGGGACTTTTAACGGTCGAGCCAAATTAGCAGGAAATATTGCCACTCTTACGACTCCATCTAAAGAGTCGCCTTTATCACAAATTCAAGCTATTGCTGAAGGAAATTTACGATTTCCGAGCGGTAATTTGCAAATTCGCCAAGCCCAACTCGAACGAGGAAATTGGCAAGCTAATGTAGTAGCTTCAAACGTGCAACTGGGAAATTTTCCGCAAGTGCCAAAGCAGTTTCAAGGAGCTTTTAGCGGTCAATTATTATTAGCAGGTAATCTCGATACATTCACAGCTACACCAAATCGATCGCCTTTATCTCAAATTCAAGCAGCCGTCCGCGAAGGAAACTTACAAATTGCTGGCGGCAACATCCAAATTCGACAAGCGGAATTAAATAAAGGAAATTTGCAGGCAGATGTTTCCCTATCGCAAGTGCAACTCGATCGCTTTAATCAACAATTAAGAGGAAGAATTAGTGGAGATTTACAATTTGCAGGTAATGTTAATGCTTTGACTGCAAGGGGTAGTTCGCCTTTACCAGACATTAAAGCTGCCGGACAAATCAGTTTATCTCAAGGCGTAGCGGCTATTAACGGGCCGCTAACCGCTTCTTTTCAATGGAATGGAACACAATTACTTATTCAACAAGCTTCTGCTCCTGGTTTAAATGCCAGCGGTATAGTAGCAGCTAATTTTAATCGAAATGGTACGCCAAATATTACCGCTGTCGATTTAAATGTAAATGCCAGAGATTTTAATTTGCAAACTTTGCCAATTCAACTTCCTAATAATATAAATGTTGCTGGGAGAGTTGATTTTAACGGTCGCATATCGGGAACGCCAAATGCTCCCAATGCCGCAGGTGATTTGCAATTAAGAAACTTTGCCATTGATGGTTTAGCTTTCGACCCGGTTTTAAGGGGTAACGTGCAAGTAACGGCAGCAGGAGGGGTTAGATTAGATATTGCCGGCACGGAAGATAGAATTGCCGTCGAATTGGATCGAAATTATAGTCCTGTTTCTTTTATCGTCCGCCGCGACGGTGCTTTAGCGCAAGGGAGAAAAGAAGGCGATTTATTATTAGTAAATGTGGAAAGTTTCCCGATCGCAACTTTAACGAGTTTGGCCCAAAGGTTGGGACAAGTACCTAATCAACTTGCCAATCAACCAATTACCGGGCAACTTTCCGGTAACTTTGCGGTCAATTTAGAGCAGAGAACGGTGAGTGGTAGTAATGTGGCGATCGCGCAACCAACTATAGGAGAATTAAAAGCAGATTTAGTTTCGGCTGATTCGCTTTCTTATGCTAATGGAATTACGGAAATTAATAACGCCAGATTGCAACAAGGTGAAAGCGTTTATAACTTAAATGCCCGAATAACTCCTACTGATTTTGTGGCGAGAGTACAAATTGATGAAGGAAAAATTCAAAACGTTTTAGCGACGTTAAATTTGTTTAATTTACGCACTGGCGCAGCTAGTAGGGGAGGTTTTGCTAGTGCGAGAAATCTAGAATTAGTACCTGTTGGCATCCCAAACGCGCCTTTAATATCTCAACTGCGACGCTTTTCCGAAATTGAAGCTTTGCTAGCGCAACAACGCACTCGCCGCGAACAAGCTTCCCCGATTCCAGATATTGCCGAATTAAAAGGTGATTTTCGCGGCACGATCGCTATTTCTGGAGATTTACCGAACAGTACCGCCACTTTACCGAATGATTTGCGCGTCAGTTTTGATTTTAGCGGTGATAATTGGCAGTTGGGCGATTACAGAGCCGAAAAAGTTGTTGCCCAAGGCAGTTTAGAAAATGGTGCTTTGCGGTTTAATCCCGTGCAATTGCAATTAAATGGTGCATCGTTAGCTTTCTCTGGAATTGTGGGAGTCCAGCAACAATCCGGTCAATTAATAGTGCAGAATTTCCCGGTTGAATTGCTGAATAATTTTGTTGCTTTACCTGTTGCGGTTACGGGGAAATTAAATGGGGTGGCCGATCTAAAGGGTACTTTAGAAAACCCAGAAATAAATGGAGATCTTACTTTAGTACAGGGAACTTTAAACGGTACTCAAGTACAGTCAGCCAAAGCAGAATTTACTTATGATGATGCTCGGTTAACTTTTAATTCTCAAATAGCAATCCAACAAAATCAGCCGATTTTAATTGCTGGTAGCGTACCTTATCAATTGCCTTTTTCTTCCGTTCAACCTGATAATAATTTAATCAGCTTGGATGTAAACGTACAAAATGAAGGTTTAGGCTTATTAAATTTGTTAACTAGAAGACAAGTACAGTGGAAAGCGGGACAAGGCAATGCTCAGTTGCAGGTACGGGGTACTTTATCCGAACCGCAAATTACCGGGATTGCCCAAGTGCAGAACGCTACCCTGGAGGCTGTGGCGCTACCGGAACCTCTGACGGACGTGAGGGGAACCGTGCGATTTGAAGGCGATCGCATTATCGTAGATAACGTCGCAGGTAAATTTAGTCAAGGCGCAGTGACAGCCCAAGGAATTATCCCGATTTCCAGAGCTTTATCTCAACCAGCGCAAAACCTAGCTAATCCTTTAACTGTTAATTTAAATCAATTAGGAATTAATTTGAAAGGGTTATACAGAGGTGGCGTAAACGGTAATTTAGTAGTTACTGGCGCTGCATTAGAACCGAGAATTAGCGGTGTATTACAACTAAGTAATGGCGAGATTTTCCTCGGCGAAAGAAACCCCCAAGTAACTACTGTTAGTCAAACAACTGCTGCCAATCAGCCTACATCAGGTACTCTTTCATCTCCAGTTTTAGAGCTTAACGATTTACAGTTAATTTTACAAGACAACGTGCGCGTTACTAGACCGCCATTATTCAGTTTTGTAGCTAACGGTAACTTAACAGTAAATGGATTGCTAAACGACCTCCGTCCCCAAGGTACGATTCAGTTAAGACGAGGAGAAGTTAATTTATTCGTTACTCAGTTTAGTCTCGATCGCGGTTACGAACAAACCGCTACCTTTACCCCAGAATATGGACTCGACCCGATTTTAGATGTTCGATTAGCTACTACCGTACCTGAAGTAACGGGTTCTCGATTGCCAGCTTCTCCGATTTCCTCGGAAATTGCTGATGTACCAACTACGGGATTTTTTGGCAGCGTAGAAACAGTTCGCGTTGTTGCTAGAGTGGAAGGGCTAGCCAGCCAATTAGCTGATAGCTTGGAATTAACTAGTACTCCACCCCGTAGCGAATCAGAAATCGTTGCCTTGATTGGCGGTGGATTCGTCCAAAATTTGGGTCGGGGAGATAGTACTTTAGGATTAGCAAACTTAGCAGGTTCGGCTTTACTTTCTAACCAGCAAGTTCAAGGTACGATTACTGCGATCGGACAAGCAATTGGTTTAAGTGAATTGCGTTTATTCCCCACTGCAATTACTTCCGATCGAGATGGCAGAACTCGCGGTTCAACGCTAGGTTTAGCAGCAGAAGCAGTCATCGATATTACTGATAGTCTTTCTGCCTCCGTATCGAAAGTAATCACTACTCAACAACCGTTCCGGTATAACCTCCGCTATCGAGTAAATCCGAATATTTTGCTACGTGGTTCTACCGATTTATCTGGCGATACTAGAGCTTTAATCGAGTATGAAAAACGGTTTTAATCATTGGTTATTTGTCATTTGTCATTTGTCATTGGTTTGTAGTGAGGAATTTAGTCATCCCAGTGCTTTAGTTTAATGACTAAAGTCCTTACTACAAACTATATTTATAGAAGGACAAATGATATCAACGCTAATTAATTCTATTTGGTAAGTTTGAAAGTTTAAGATTTAAAATCGACAATCCCAAAATTACTAAAAATAACACTAAACCGATCGTACAGGCATAGCTGATTTCCAAATTTTGAAAGGCTTGTTCGTAAAGATAATAAACGATCGTTTTCGAGCTATTTCTCGGCCCTCCTTGAGTCATGATATAAACTTCTTCAAAAACTTTCGTAGCAGAAATAGCCGAAATGACCGCTACTAAAAATAAATAAGGCTTCATTAACGGCACGGTAATGTCGAGGTGTTTCCGAATCCCATCAGAACCATCAATAGCGGCTGCTTCATATAATTCATTAGAAATTGATTGCAGTCCTGCTAGATAAATAATCATGTAGTAACCTAATCCTTTCCAAATAGTTACTGCCATCACGCTGTAAATTGCCCATTTCGGACTGGTTAGCCAAGGAATACCGTCTTTGAGTCCGATTTGCGCTAGCATTTGGTTGAGCAAACCATTTTCTGCATAAAGCCATTTCCACGCAATACCAGCCACTACCATTGAAATAATTACCGGCGTATAGTAAAACGCTCTAAACCAGTTAATTCCGCGCAGTTTTTGGTTGACTAAAATTGCCAAACCTAAAGGAAAAACTACTAAAATCGGCACTACGCAAACCAGATACAACAGGGTATTTCCTAAAGTTTGCCAAAAAACGCGATCGGCTAATAAACGGCGGTAATTAGCCAAGCCGATCCATTGGGGTGACTGGCTGAGGTCGATGTAATTGGTTAATGACAGGTAAAAAGCTTGACAAACAGGCCAAAATACGGTTAGCACTAAGATTAAAAGGGCTGGTAGTAGAAATACGTAAGGCGTCAACTGTTTTCTCATGGGATTTCCGTATATTCTTGGGTACAGAGATCGTTTGTGAAGTTTATGTAAATTCTTACACGGTCAGGGAACGATCGCCTAACTTTTGACAGTCGATATCACTGTATTTAATAGCTTATTACCTGTAACGCTTTCAGTATTAGGTTTGGTGACATCAAGCTATTAAATTGTGAATCGGTGCTATCTATGAAACGGATATAAGCTATCAGCAGGGTGTGATTAAACTGCTGTTTCACCAGCACTGTTAAAGAAAGCTACTAGTTAGAAAATAAATCAAATTTTGCTCCTTTTAATTATTCGCAGTCGTGAAAAAAGATCGGCTAATTTTGATTTGCGATCGCAAATTAATAAAAAAGGCGATCGTCCTACATTCCGCAGGAAAAACTAACATCTAAAATCCCAATAAATTGACGGAATTAATTAAATTCCGCCAAATTTTGCTTGCCAAAGGTGCATTTGCCAAAGGTCGCTTTCATTAAAGCACTACCAGTACAAACTCTTTACTCTTGGTGAGTATTAGATTATGGCAAAAACCCTTCATCAATCTGCTCAAATCGCTTTTATCGATTCTAATGTTAGCGATCGCGAAACTTTAATTAACAATATTTTTTCAGACATTCAAGTAGTTATACTCGATGCCAATCGAGACGGTGTAGAACAAATTACCGAAGTATTATCAGGCGGAAATTATTCAGCAATTCACATTATCTCTCACGGCAGTTCTAACAATTTACAATTAGGAATTGCACAACTAAATTCAGAAAACTTAACCACCTCATACGAAGCGTCTATCGCCAAATGGCGAGACAGCCTGACCCCTAATGCAGATATTTTATTATATGGTTGTAAAGTAGTAGAAAATAATCAATCCTTAATCGAAAAAATTGCCCGACTTACGGGTGCTGATGTTGCCGCTTCCGATGATTTCACTGGAAACTCCGCACTTGGCGGCGATTGGGATTTAGAAATTAAAACCGGGTTAATTGAAACACCCCTAGCATTTCAAATAGGGGTAATGGAAACTTATAACGCCGTTTTGGGAACCACCATCAACGTCACCAATATTAGCGAATTGATTCAGGCAATTAATGATGCTAATAGCGAGGTGGGTATTTACGCTGGTGCTGACACTATTAACTTAGCTGCTGGGACTTACACTTTAACATCAGCTAGCGATACTAGCGATACTAATTGGGGAAAAACGGGTCTGCCGAGAATCACATCTCAAATTACCATCAACGGAAATGGTGCGGTTATTGATGGGGGTTTTCAAGATTGGCGTATTTTCCGAGTTGATACTGCTGTCGGCAACCTGGCACTTAACGATATTACTGTTCAGAACGCACGAGTTCAAACTGGCATCTTTGGGGGTGACGCTGGCGCACTTTTGAACACTGGCGGTATCATCACGATCAATAACAGCACTTTTACCGGGAACCAAGCAAATGACGACGGTGGTGCTATTGTCAATTTTCAAGGCACTATAACTATTGAAAATAGCACCATTAGTAATAATAAAGCACAGGGCGGTGGAACAGCCGGTGGTGGAGGAATCGAAAATCAAGCTGGTACGTTAAACCTTATTAACAGCACTATCAGCAATAATATTTCTGAAGGTAGCGGAACGGATGGTGGCGGCGGTATTCGCAATCGTGGCGGTGGCATCGTACAGATTACAAATAGCACCATTGCTTTTAATAAAGCTACTACTAATGGTGGAGGTTTACTCAACATTGACGGTAATGTTACTGTTAGTAACTCCCTAATTACTAGAAACACTTTCAATAGCAACCTCAATGTTTCGGGTGCGGATGTTGCTGGCACATTCAGTAGCAGTGGTTACAACTTAATAGGCAATGCAGATGGCGGCAGTGGTTTCACTTCCACAGGGGATATAACTGGTACATCTGCAACCTTGCTCGACCCTTTACTTGCTTCATTAGCTAATTACGGCGGTTCCACACAAACCCACGCTTTACTACCAGGAAGTCCCGCCATTGATGCAGGTACAAACGCATCAGCTACAGACCAACGGGGTATTACTCGTCCCGTCAGCGGTACGGCAGACATCGGTGCTTTTGAATCGCAAGGTTTCACCGTCACTATTACAGGCGGTAACAATCAAAATACATTAGTCAATACTACTTTCACCAATCCTCTAAATTTAACAGTCAGTAGTGCATTTAGCGAACCAGTAGACGGCGGTCAAATCAGCTACACATTACCGGGTAGCGGTGCAAGTGCAACTATCAATACAAACCCTGCTACTATTGCTGGCGGTACGGTAAGCGTTAATGCTACTGCCAACGGTACTGCTGGCACTTATAGCGTTACAGCAGGAGGCAAAGGTATCGCTACTTCTGCAAATTATACCCTTACCAACAATCCCGATTTTGTTACCGTTAGCATTGATAGTCCTACAATTATCGAAGGAACTGGCGGTACAAAAAATCTCGCATTTACTATTAGTATTTCCGGTGCGACTACCGTTCCCGTAAGTGTAGATTACGGCACTGTAGACGCTTCTGCCAAAGCAGGTAGCGACTATACGACGACAACGGGAAACGTTAATTTTATTGTTGGAGGTTCCACTACTCAAACTGTTAATATTCCTATCACCACTGATAATACTAATGAAGCTGAAGAAACCTTACAAGTTCAACTCAGCAATGCTGTTAATGCCATAATTTCTCCTACAGCAGGAACTGGTACGGGTACTATTCAAAATGACGATATTCCCTCAGTTAGCATTACTCCTGTTAGCGGATTGGAAGGAACTGGCGTCGGTACAACTACTGCTAACTTTACTGTTAATTTATCTAACCCAACCGATATCCCCATCACGGTTAATTACAGCACCGCAAATGGTACTGCTAATTCACCAACAGATTACACTGCTGCCACTGGTACGCTTACCTTCGATAACTTAAGCGGAACATCGCAAAACATCGTAGTTAATATCACTCGCGACGACATCTACGAACCGGACGAAACTTTCACCGTTAATTTAACGAATACGGGTGCTAGTAATGCTACTGCCAGCGCAACGGGTACAATTACAAACGATGATTCCCTGCCGCAAATTTCGATCGGCGATGTCACGGTAACTGAAGGCAATTCCAGTACAACCAAAGCAACATTTACCGTTAAACTTTCTAACCCTAGTACTCAAGCAGTCACCGTAAATTATGCTACTTCTAACGGAACTGCTACCACCGCAGATAGCGATTACACGCCAATTTTATCTACACCGATTACTTTCGCAGCTGGGGAAACTGAAAAAACGATCGATATTCTCGTTAATGGCGATACTACATTTGAAACTGACGAAACTTTCAACGTCAATTTAACAGGCGCAAGTAACGCAACAATTTCAGATGCAACGGGTTTAGGAACCATCACCAACGATGACATCCAACCTACTATTTCCATTGATGATGTCACCGTCACCGAAGGGAATTCCGGCACAACTACCGCCACTTTTACCGTTACACTTTCTACTGCTAGCACCGAGACTGTTACTGTTAATTATGCCACTGCTGACGGGACTGCGAAAGCAACTGATTCAGATTACACTTCAATCCCCACTAATAGTGTTACTTTTGCGCCGGGAGAAACCAAAAAGACCATCGATGTTGCCATTACTGGTGACACTATATTTGAAGCTAACGAAACTTTCAACATCAATCTCAGCGGCGCTAATAATGCGACAATTGCCGATAATCAAGGTTTAGGAACCATCACTAACGACGATACTCAACCAACTATTAGCATTAACGATGTCAGTGTAGCAGAAGGAAATTCGGGAACTACAAAAGCAACCTTTACCGTTAAGCTTTCCAACGCCAGCAGCGAAACCGTTACAGTTAATTACGCTACTGCTGATGGAACGGCTACTATTGCAGATAGCGACTACACGGCGATTCCATCTACTACCTTGACATTGGCCGCCGGGGAAACTGAAAAAACGATCGATGTTTTCGTTAACAGCGATACTAAATTTGAAACTGACGAAACTTTTAACGTCAATTTAACGGGTGCAAATAACGCCACAATTGCAGACGCAACGGGTGTAGGAACCATTACTAATGACGATACCAAACCCACCGTCAGCATCAGTCCCACAAATATTACCAACCCTGAAGGCAATTCCGGGACAGCAGCTTACACTTACAACGTCACTCTTTCCAACGCCAGCAACCAAACAGTAACAGTCAATTACAGCACCAACGATGGAACTGCAACTGTTGCGGATAACGATTATATAGACAATGATGGAAATCTGACTTTTAATCCAGGCGACCCCTTAACTAAAACCATTACGGTTAACGTTAATAGTGATAGCAAATTCGAGTCTGATGAAAACTTTACTGTCAAATTAAATAGTGCTGCCAACGCTGATTTGGGTACTATAACCCAAGCAACAGGTACGATTACCAATGACGATATTCAACCTACCGTCGCCATTTCACCTGCCACAATTACTAATAATGAGGGGAATTCCGGAATCACAGCTTACACTTACACGATTACTCTTTCTAGTCCTACAAGTCAATCAGTTAACGTTAACTACAGCACCAACGACGGTACTGCAACTGTTGCGGATAACGATTATGCAGACAATGATGGAAACCTGATTTTTAATCCAGGTGACCCCTTAACTAAAACCATCACTGTTAACGTTAATGGCGATAACAAATTCGAGTCTGATGAAAATTTTACCGTTAGGCTAAATAGTGCTACCAACGCTACCATAGGTGCTAGTTTTCAAGCAACGGGTACGATTATAAATGACGATTCTCAACCGACAATTTCAATTAACGATGTTACCCACAGCGAAGGAAAATCTGGTAATACCAATTTCGACTTTACGGTAACTCTTTCTAGTGTTAGTTCTTTACCTGTTAGCGTTAGCTATAGTACCGCAGATGGAAGTGCTACAGCAGGCAGTGACTACAATCCTATTCCCGCTACTCAACTTACTTTTAATCCGGGAGAAACTTCTAAGACTATCTCGGTTGCTGTCAATGGCGACCCATTAATCGAAAGTGACGAAACCTTTTTTGTCAACTTATTTAATCCTACTAATGGGATAATAGCTGATAACCAAGGCGTTGGTACTATTACTAATGATGATAACGCGCCTACTGTCAGCAACATCGACAAATCAGGGAACGAAGACAGCGATATCAGTTTTAGCGTTGCCGACTTTACTAATAAATTCAGTGATGTTGATGGGGATAGCTTAAGCAAAATCAAAATTACTTCTCTTCCCAGCAATGGGACGCTGAATTTGGGTGGTAGCAATGTTACTGCAAACCAAGAAATTGTTGCTGGTGATTTAGGTAACCTGCGTTTTACTCCCAATGTTAACTGGAATGGTTCTACTAGTTTTGGTTGGAACGGGTTTGATGGTAATAACTATGCTAATAGTGGTGCAATTGTTAATTTAACAGTTAATCCCGTTAACGATGCGCCTTTCATTACTATTCCGATTACTAGTAAAACCGCCACTGTCAGTGACTTGTTCAACTTCACTTTTCCTGCTGATACTTTCCAAGATATTGATGTTGGCGATAACCTTAGTTACACTGCCACTTTAGTTAACGGTAATCCACTTCCAAATTGGTTATTTTTCAACCCGTTTACTCGAAATTTTGTTGGTATTCCTAACGCTAGTGATGTGGGAACTTTTACTCTTTTATTAACAGCGATTGATAATGCTGGTGCTAGCGTTACTAATCCATTTAATTTAACAGTTACTAATCCAGATCCTAATTGCTTTTGCGAACAAATTATTCGTCCTAGTTTGGATAGCCTCGCTGGACTAGATACCAACCCCAATTTAGTTGATATTACTCAATTCGGTACTAACGATAACGATACTTTAATGGGTACCGATGTGAGAGAAGAATTTTATGGTTTTGATGGGGACGATCTCTTATTAGGAAATGTTGGTACGGATAACTTAATTGGTAATTTCGGTAACGATACTTCTTTTGGTGGTGGCGATCGCGATTGGATATCCGGCAATTCTGGCGACGACATCATCAACGGTAACGAAGGCAATGACATCATCAACGGTAACGAAGGTAACGATATTGCCAGAGGGGGAGAAGGTAACGACTTAGTACGGGGAGGTCAAAATGATGACATTTTATGGGGAGATTTAGGAGATGATACGCTGGGTG
Proteins encoded in this window:
- a CDS encoding Calx-beta domain-containing protein, translating into MAKTLHQSAQIAFIDSNVSDRETLINNIFSDIQVVILDANRDGVEQITEVLSGGNYSAIHIISHGSSNNLQLGIAQLNSENLTTSYEASIAKWRDSLTPNADILLYGCKVVENNQSLIEKIARLTGADVAASDDFTGNSALGGDWDLEIKTGLIETPLAFQIGVMETYNAVLGTTINVTNISELIQAINDANSEVGIYAGADTINLAAGTYTLTSASDTSDTNWGKTGLPRITSQITINGNGAVIDGGFQDWRIFRVDTAVGNLALNDITVQNARVQTGIFGGDAGALLNTGGIITINNSTFTGNQANDDGGAIVNFQGTITIENSTISNNKAQGGGTAGGGGIENQAGTLNLINSTISNNISEGSGTDGGGGIRNRGGGIVQITNSTIAFNKATTNGGGLLNIDGNVTVSNSLITRNTFNSNLNVSGADVAGTFSSSGYNLIGNADGGSGFTSTGDITGTSATLLDPLLASLANYGGSTQTHALLPGSPAIDAGTNASATDQRGITRPVSGTADIGAFESQGFTVTITGGNNQNTLVNTTFTNPLNLTVSSAFSEPVDGGQISYTLPGSGASATINTNPATIAGGTVSVNATANGTAGTYSVTAGGKGIATSANYTLTNNPDFVTVSIDSPTIIEGTGGTKNLAFTISISGATTVPVSVDYGTVDASAKAGSDYTTTTGNVNFIVGGSTTQTVNIPITTDNTNEAEETLQVQLSNAVNAIISPTAGTGTGTIQNDDIPSVSITPVSGLEGTGVGTTTANFTVNLSNPTDIPITVNYSTANGTANSPTDYTAATGTLTFDNLSGTSQNIVVNITRDDIYEPDETFTVNLTNTGASNATASATGTITNDDSLPQISIGDVTVTEGNSSTTKATFTVKLSNPSTQAVTVNYATSNGTATTADSDYTPILSTPITFAAGETEKTIDILVNGDTTFETDETFNVNLTGASNATISDATGLGTITNDDIQPTISIDDVTVTEGNSGTTTATFTVTLSTASTETVTVNYATADGTAKATDSDYTSIPTNSVTFAPGETKKTIDVAITGDTIFEANETFNINLSGANNATIADNQGLGTITNDDTQPTISINDVSVAEGNSGTTKATFTVKLSNASSETVTVNYATADGTATIADSDYTAIPSTTLTLAAGETEKTIDVFVNSDTKFETDETFNVNLTGANNATIADATGVGTITNDDTKPTVSISPTNITNPEGNSGTAAYTYNVTLSNASNQTVTVNYSTNDGTATVADNDYIDNDGNLTFNPGDPLTKTITVNVNSDSKFESDENFTVKLNSAANADLGTITQATGTITNDDIQPTVAISPATITNNEGNSGITAYTYTITLSSPTSQSVNVNYSTNDGTATVADNDYADNDGNLIFNPGDPLTKTITVNVNGDNKFESDENFTVRLNSATNATIGASFQATGTIINDDSQPTISINDVTHSEGKSGNTNFDFTVTLSSVSSLPVSVSYSTADGSATAGSDYNPIPATQLTFNPGETSKTISVAVNGDPLIESDETFFVNLFNPTNGIIADNQGVGTITNDDNAPTVSNIDKSGNEDSDISFSVADFTNKFSDVDGDSLSKIKITSLPSNGTLNLGGSNVTANQEIVAGDLGNLRFTPNVNWNGSTSFGWNGFDGNNYANSGAIVNLTVNPVNDAPFITIPITSKTATVSDLFNFTFPADTFQDIDVGDNLSYTATLVNGNPLPNWLFFNPFTRNFVGIPNASDVGTFTLLLTAIDNAGASVTNPFNLTVTNPDPNCFCEQIIRPSLDSLAGLDTNPNLVDITQFGTNDNDTLMGTDVREEFYGFDGDDLLLGNVGTDNLIGNFGNDTSFGGGDRDWISGNSGDDIINGNEGNDIINGNEGNDIARGGEGNDLVRGGQNDDILWGDLGDDTLGGDKGNDTVFGGTSELDSTDGRDLIFGGTGNDLLNGNASNDTLFGEDGNDTVRGGQNDDIVCGGSGDDMLFGDRGNDSLCAGDGNDSIYGGNGSDFAIGANGERDYLCGGLGNDWLFGNEGEDWLNGEAGDDTLFGGKDNDTLIGGADNDRLIGDLGNDFLTGGSGSDLFILAAGKGSDVIADFQDNQDLFGLSGGMTFQDLAISQSSDRTFINLKSNGELLVTLYAVQANAIEQSDFISVI